aatctctaaaaggacttgtatttaggaacggagggagtagtaatctgCAGTTGCACTGCTTATGTTTTTTACTCAGCATTTTGCCTTTTTGTCCTCTATATTTGCAGCTGCATCAATTCTTGGGTATCCCAATCCAAGAACCATGCTACAGGTCTTCTCTTTGCGCTTGGCAAGCTATGAATCCTATCCCGTTAGTGTTTATGGAATTTTCGCTGTTAGAGATGTTCTGGAACCACGGCGGAATCTTATCTTTAACCATCGGAGAGAGGATGCTGTCACAATTGAGCAGGTAATTAAGGCCTGTTTGTTTTAAGAATAGTTATTTTTTTCTGAACAGTGGATGTACAGCCATAACAGATTATGTCAATTAGCTTCTTTGCCCATGTTTTAAAATTATCTTCGAGTAGATGCAAGTAGTCCTTCATTTTCAAGGGTCAACACATTATAAGGTACATGTTGTTAAACATTCTATACATCAACATGCCATCAGATTCCTAAAATATTATATGATTACACAAAAAACATAAAAACCTGGTAATCAGATTTATATTCTTCTGCTTTCATTTTCGGAAGGCAGTATTTTGATTATATATACATAGGCATTAAGAAAATCCAACTGGATGCAGGGGGAGAGTAAATAAGCTTGGATCACTGGGCTTTTTCCCGTGCTGTTCATTTACACATCTAGGCTTAATTAAATGGTCATTGGGCATCAACGCACGCCATAACCACACCCCTTAGATTGTAGCTTTTCTTATTTTCAAATTATTTGTCTTTTTTGTAGAATTTGGGGGAAATTTCCGGGTGCATTGATCCCTTTAGAACCCAACAACCCTATGTATAACAGTTAAACTGGGCTGGCTTACAACTGGAGTCATACATTGGCATCCAACAGGCTACTCTTTTTGTTAAAAAAAATCACCAACAAACTACTCCATTAGGACTCGTCAACTGCCATTGTTAGACAGTCTGATACCAAGTATCAACACTCCCCCTGGAGATTGGGCATGTGTTAAAAATCATGGCTATCTTGTTACAGTTTCATGGTTCTTACTATGACCACTACCATCGCTTAGCTTACTACTAGCACACTccctgatgatcttcatgccaaccCTGCTCATGCAGTACACATACACGAGAGCATTTTCTCTCCATCTCTTGCTACCAGCCTCTCCGCCGGTCGTTGTGGACAACATCAAATTCGTCTGTATATGTTTGTATTCTGAAACAGAGTGACTGAAAGGGTCTACTCTATACTTGATTTAAACATGAAGATGCATATCTTAAGACTTTATTCTGTTAATAAATGCTAATTTACTTGCGAGTGGATTACTTTGGTTAGTTCTGACGAGTTGTCAAATTGCAGGATTTTTTCACCTTACCTCTTTGTAGCCCCTGTCGAGGGACGTATGCACCGGATCAGGCATTACTGGAAGTTGATCTATGGGTGAAGGAGGGAGATGGATCGCCTGACGAACAGTTGCTCTCTGCGTATGTTGAGATTTATTTCCAGTCACGTTTTGATGAGATGCGAACAGGACGGATTCCAGGTGACAGTTGCAGCTTGGAGATAGACTTCATGTTCCTTTCACTGAGTGTTGAGGCTGTGATACAAATCTTTGCAAAGGTTGACCATCCTCATCATTTGAGATTTACCTCTTTCAGCAGTGGCTTTGATCATGAGATTGTGCTGTTTGGTGACAAATTCGTTGGGAGCGGGAGCCTAAACCAACATGTCGTCGCCGTGAGGGAGAAGGGGAAATTGGATGTTCGCTTACAAGTGGAGAAAATGGTGTTTCAATGGACTTTCCAAGATGGGGTGGCTGCAACTATTAGTTCTCCAAACGACTCGATCCTAGAGTATGGTCAGTTTGTTGTGAGGGTGTTATTTGCTCCAAAGGACTTGCAACCAGTTAGACGACATGGCTACTGATGATCGTTCACCCGATGTGGATGTTAGGAATAaattaacacatgtctatggttaattAGTAGTACATGTTAATTAAGAAACCGTTATTGGTAAGGGGTGTGTTCAACCCCAAAGAGTCATGTCCCTTCTCTCTTTATTGTCGAAAGGCATCTATTTTGAAGGATGCCCCCGAATAAGTACCTCTTCTTCTCATCTCTTCTATatgtatatcttcttttcatctttTCCAGATGAGAATCAACAGAAATCAGGACTAGTCATCCATTCACTTTCAATCTAATGTTACTCTATTACGTTATTATCCCTTCGCTCTCCGAGAGAAATATGCCATCCTAGGCAGCGGTTATGCACACATGAAACGCCCGCACGCGAAACCCGGTGCCTCCCCTACCACGCCCTCCCTCGATCAACAGCGGCGAGTCGCCATGGCTTGCCTCGTGAGCACACAGGTGGACAAGGACGACCAATGCCGTGCCCAAGTGATGTAGGAGGACATCGATGACAAGGATGGTAGCGATCACGAGGAGGATAGCGCTGAATATGATGCCCAAATGGTAGATGAGAACAGTGATGAGGAGGTTAGGGATGAATATTATTCCCAAGTGATTGGCAAGGACAGCGAGACAAATTGCCCAGGTTGCTAATTGGTCCTCCATAAAAAAATGATTTTCTACTACCGAAATAGCTGAAAATAATCAACTGACGATCGATGCTACATTGATTCCTCATGAAAAAAATACTCCAAGGAAGAAGCGGATGAAGTAGTGTCTAGATGGTTTCGCAGTTTCAACAAAGCGCATGTTGACTGCTTGAACCTGTGTGAGGAGATTCTAGCCCGGGGTGATAAGAATGCTCATCTTCCTTCTTTTCCTTTGAAAGTACTCCCTGTGGTAACAAGACTATGCATTAAAAGCAACATCTGCTACCACCGTGAATACATGACCCATGACACTTCCACGAGCAACATCTGATACGTCGCCAGCTTTATCTAAAttcttgattgtttcatgctattatattattaatcttgaatactTTATAtgcattttatgctattttatactccctttgtcccaaattactcgtcgctgaaatggatgtatctagaattaaaatacatctagatacatccatacgtgccacaagtaattcggaacggagggagtatcgtttttgggaactaacctattaacccagctgTCACTACTAAAACCGGCAGACctcagggtagggggtcccgagctatggatcCTAGATCTATGGTTATCAAGGGACGAAGGAGACGgtatttacccaggttcatgccctctagaggaggtaataccctatgtcctactttGATTGTATTGATGATTGTGTATCGAGTACAaacttgatctacctcgagatcgtaagttgTGTTCTAACCCTAGAGCTTGGTGGATGTGATTATGATTGATCTTCTACAGGCTAAACCCCTCAACTTATACAGATGCCAGGGGGTACCTAGGGCCACACATGGTCGGCCGCCAATCTAAAGATGCACATGACGGTGGCCTAAGCTATCCTTGAGTACATGTCAAGTCTTCGGCAGAGTCCATCTTTATCATGTCAAACTGTGAGGCTTCCAGAATCCTTCCTTGTGAGAACAGTGGCCCATAAGTTCGGCCCATGGATTGTGGGCCAACTAGGTTGGTACCCCCTACTCCAGGACATCGTCAGTAGCCACTGAACtggtcttcgacaccgaggacgacGCACTTCTTCAGCTGTACGACTTCGGCTTTGGAGTCTTCGACTCGATAGACGATTTCCTCTTTCGATGATCTGGGATCCTCCCGTTTATTACAAGCTTTCATCAGGCCTTTTCTTAAAGGAATCCACCCTTTGAGCATGGTTCAACCAAACTTGCCAGCATCCGAAGACGCGAGATAACTTAGCCTCGAAGGCCAACCGCATATGTGTGAATAGTACATATTGCCTGACAACTTTTCCAAAACGTCACCACCTATAACTAGGCGGGTCAATTACTGTTGCTCGAATCGCGGCCCGAGGCGATCTTCTCATTGGCATGtcccgtcgaagcagagatcatgcccgTTTTCTAAGGTATATCAACAAGATTTTGCTTCCTCCCATGTGCATAATGGCATCTTTTTGGGTCATGGTGATTTCTATGGCGCGACGGGGGGGCTCTTGGCCATTCATAGGCTTATAAGAGCAAAGGGAAAGCAGTAACAATTTTCACGCCTTCATACCCCCTTGCATActacccctcgagctccagcgcccagatCCAACTCTGAATCCACTCATCCCCCTTAGCATCCATAGCTTCCATCTCCTAGCAATGGCTGAAGCCACCCTAAAGGGGCACTGGGCCGGCTCTTCCATCATGGAGGGCACGACCCTGGAGCTGCGAAGCGCGGGGTATATCTCCGTCAACGTCGCCACCTGGCCACTGGAGCCAGACCAGCGAGTACCCACTCCCAAGCTAGGGGAGAGGGTCCTCTTCATTCCCCGCCTCGTCCGAGGTCTGGGGTTCTTGCTACACCCTTCGTGCGCACGATCCTTTTCTACTACGGGCTCGACTTCCATCATCTGGCTCCGAACTCAATCCTCCACCTCACGTCGTTCATAATTGCCTACGAGGCCTTCCTCAGTGTCAAGCCACACTCTGGGTTGTGGCTGAAGACGTTCGGCATCAAGCCGAAGCCCAACGGCTCCGAACTcgcagagtgtgtgtgtgtggggggggggcatgATCAACAAGAACTAGCATGTCGACTCGTTCAAGGGAACATTCATCAAAACCATGAAAGAGTGGTAGCGCGAGTGCTTTTATATCACCAAGCCACTGGCCGATGGCCAGGCCGAAGTCCCGACCTTCTCGGTTGGCGCCAGAAGCGCCGTATAGGAGCCCCTGAAAAAAATCATGCGCCAAGGAGCAATCAACAATTTGCACCAAATTTACAGCGTCTTGATCGTGTTGTGGAGGACTTAAATGTGACATAACTAATTTCATCTAGTATGTATGTGaaattttatttttttggaaaaggaggcgaagatccccggcctctgcatcaatcatTGCATATGGCCATCTTTATTTATTATTCaacatagtgttggggaacgtagtatttcaaaaaaattcctacgatcacgcaaggtctatctgggagatgcatagctaccagacggagagtgtgtccacgtaccctcgtagaccaaaagtggaagcgtttagtaacgcggttgatgtagtcaaacgtcttcgcgatccaaccgatccaagtaccgaacgtacggcacctccgcgttcagcacacattcagctcgatgacgtccctcgtgctcttgatctagttgaggatgaggatgagttccgtcagcacgacggcgtggcgacgatgatgatgatgttaccggtgcagggcttcgcctaagcacgacgacgatatgattgaggtgtgtaactgtggaggggggcaccgcacacggctaaggaaaaacttggtgtgttctagggtgccccctgcccccgtatataaagaaggggaaggaggaggccggccctagagggggcacgccaaggggggagtcctacttggactcccggtccaagtaggattcgcctcccctttcctattccaactagaagaagaaggggaggggggagaggggagaaggaaggagggggcatcgccccctcctagtccaattcggaccagcccatggggggggcaccccttgaggcccttctctccttttccctaaagcccattaaggcccaacaaCTCCCCGGGGGgtgtcggtaacctcccggtactccagaaaatacccgaacttcttcggaaccattccgatgtccgaattgttggggaacacagtaatttcaaaaaatttcctacaatcacgcaagatctatctaggtgatgcatagcaacgagaagggagagtgttgtctacgtaccctcgtagaccgaaagcggaagcgttatgacaacgcggttgatgtagtcgtacgtcttcacgatccgaccgatcctagcaccgaaggtacgacacctccgcgatctacacaccgttcagctcggtgacgtcccacgaactctagatccagctaaggtcgagggagagtttcgttagcacgatggcgtgtcgacagtgatggtgaagttaccgacgcagggctttgcctaagcactacaacaatatgatcgaggtggaaatctgtggaggggggcaccacacgcggccaaaagatcaacttgatcaacttgtgtgtctatggggtgccccatggccacgtatataaatgagggggaggaggaggccgaccaagaggggaggcgcgccatgggggtggagtcctactaggaatcCAAACCTAATAGGATTCGGcctccaccccttgtccaattcggtttgggcaggggggaggcaCGCGCCACCttgtggcccttcttccctctctccactagaGCCCACTAAGGACCATTAACTTCtcggagggggttccggtaacccccggtactccgaaacttatccgaaatgacccgaaccattccgatgtccgaatgtagccttccaatatatcaatcttttgttggggaacatagcaataattcaaaattttcctacgtgtcaccaagatcaatctaggagatactagcaacgggagagagagagggagtgcatcttcatacccttgaagatcgctaagcgaaagcgttacaagaacacggatgatggagtcgtactcgcggcgattcaaatcggggAAGATCTGATCTAGCACCGAATGgatggtgcctccgtgttcaacacatgtacagcccggggacgtctcctccttcttgatccagcaatgggagaggagaagttgagggagagctccggcagtacgacgacgtggtggtggagcttgtggtattcctgcagggcttcaccaagcactacggaggaggaggaagtgttggaggagggaggggctgtgccAGAGAAGAGGTGTTGCATCCCTcccaccccctctatttatagggttaaggggagagggggccggcccctctagatcccatctaaggggggcagcggccaggaggggaggcttgccccccaagcaaggtggaggcgcccccttccctagggtttctaaccctaggcaccttgggcccttggggaggggcgcaccagcccactaggggctggttacctCCCATATTCAGCACATTAagtcccccggggtaggtggccccacccggtggacctccggacacctttcggtggtcccggtacaataccgataacccccgaaaccgttccggcgactgaaactggacttcccatatataaatcttcacctccggaccattctggaactccttgtttatccgggatctcatccgggactccgaacaaccttcggtaaccacatacaattcccatAACAATTCTAGCGTCAccgaaacttaagtgtgtagaccctacgggttcggaaaccatgtagacatgatcgagacgttctccggccaataaccaacagcgggatctggatactcatgttggctcccacatgttccacgatgatctcatcggatgaaccacaatattggggactcaatcaatcccgtatacaattccctctgtccaccggtatgttacgtgcccaagattcgatcgtgggtattccaatacctcgttcaatctcattaccggcaagtctctttactcgttccgtaacgcatactcccataactaactccttagtcacattgagctcattatgatgatgcattactgagtgggcccagagatacctctccgtcatacggagtgacaaatcccagtctcgattcgtgccaacccaacagagactttcggagatacctgtagtgaacctttatagccacccagttatgttgtgacgtttggtacacccaaagcattcctacggtatccaggagttgcacaatctcatggtctaaggaaatgatacttgacatttagaaaagctcttagcaaatgaactacaggatcttgtgctatgcttaggattgggtcttgtccatcacatcattctgctaatgatgtgatcccgttatcaatgacatccaatgtccatggttaggaaaccataaccatctattgatcaacgagctagtcaactagaggctcactagggacatgttgtggtctatgtattcacacatgtattacggtttccagttaatacaattatagcaagaacaatagacaattatcatgaacaaggaaatacaataataaccattttattattgcctctagggcatatttccaacagtctcccacttgcactattgtcaataatctagttcacatcactatgtgattgtaatgaatccaacacccatggtgtttgatcatatctcgcttgtgagagaggttattagtcaacgggtctgaacctttcagatccatgtgtgctttacaaatctttatgtcatcttgtagatgcagctaccacgcgctatttggagctattccaaataactgctctactatatgaatctggtttactactcagagtcatccagattagtgtcaaagtttgcatcaacgtaaccctttacgacaaactcttttaccacctccataatcgagaaaattcctcagtccactagttattaaggataaatttgaccgttgtcctgtgatccattcctggatcactcttgtaccccttgactgactcatggaaaggcacacttcaggtgcggtacacatcatagcatattgtagaacctacatctaaagcataggggacgaccttcatcctttctctctcttctgtcgtggtcaggtcttgagtcttactcaatactcacaccttataacatagccaagaactccttctttgccgatctattttgaactccttcaaaatcctgTCACGGtgtgtgttcatttgaaagtactattaagcgttttttatctatccttatagatcttgatgctcaatgttcaagtagcttaatccaggttttccattgaaaaacacttctcaaataaccctatatgcttgccagaaattctacatcatttctgatcaacaatatgttaacaacatatactcaacagaaattctatagtgctcccactcacttctttggaaatacaagtttctcataaactttgtataaacccaaaatctttgatcatctcatcaaagcgtatgttccaactccgagatgcttactctagtccttagaaggattgctggagctttgcatacttgttagcatcttccaggattgacaaaaccttctggttgtatcacatacaacctttcctcaagaaagtcgtcgaggaaacaatgctttgacatcctatctgcaagatttcataaataatacagtaactgctaatataatcccaacagactgttagcatcgctacgagtgagaaagtctcatcgtagttaactccttgaacttgccggaaaacatcttaacgacaagtcgagctttcttaatggtgatacttaccatcattgtccatcttccttttaaaatccatttgtacccaatagccttacgaccatcaagtagttcttccaaagtctatactttgttttcatacatggatcctcttggattttatggcctcgagccattcgttggaatccgggcccacaatcgcttctccatagctcgtaggttcattgttatctagcaacatgacttccaagacaggattaccgtaccactctgaagtagtacgcatccttgtcgacctgagaggtttggtagtgacttgatccgaagtttcgtgATCACTAtcctcagcttccacttcaattggtgtaggcgccacaggaacgacttcatgtgccctgctacacactggttgaagtgatctctcaataacctcatcaagtctccaccatcctcccactcacttctttcgagagaaacttttcctcgagaaaggacccatttatagaaacaatcacttttgcttccggatctgaggtaggaggtatacccaactgttttgagtgtcctatgaagatgcatttatctgctttgggttcaagcttatcagcctgaagcttttccacataagcgtcacagccctaaacttttaagaaacggcagcttaggtttctctaaaccatatttcatacggtgtcatccaacggaattatgtggtgccctatttaaagtgaatgcggttgtctctaatgcctaacccataaaataTAGTggcaatttgataagagacat
Above is a window of Triticum dicoccoides isolate Atlit2015 ecotype Zavitan chromosome 5B, WEW_v2.0, whole genome shotgun sequence DNA encoding:
- the LOC119309537 gene encoding uncharacterized protein LOC119309537; the protein is MAPPPTEGQLRRGSEDTEILCLSVHGEGHPSVCTDQPSSLGGPAAQITEPRDDHALVSTESDRFSLRALELVSAQLDSDDQCHAELMEEDSDDKDGSHDEEDSDESDAQTADENSDDEEVRDEYYAQVIGQDSETNCPGKKYSEEEAGEVVSRWLRSFNKAYGDCLNLRLEILARGDKNACLPSFPLKVLPVVTSLRITSNICYHREYMTHDTSTTASILGYPNPRTMLQVFSLRLASYESYPVSVYGIFAVRDVLEPRRNLIFNHRREDAVTIEQDFFTLPLCSPCRGTYAPDQALLEVDLWVKEGDGSPDEQLLSAYVEIYFQSRFDEMRTGRIPGDSCSLEIDFMFLSLSVEAVIQIFAKVDHPHHLRFTSFSSGFDHEIVLFGDKFVGSGSLNQHVVAVREKGKLDVRLQVEKMVFQWTFQDGVAATISSPNDSILEYGQFVVRVLFAPKDLQPVRRHGY